From the genome of Streptacidiphilus rugosus AM-16, one region includes:
- a CDS encoding class I SAM-dependent methyltransferase codes for MNATREISPARPEAGVLAAFEAATGFMPVDEGLALYAAALEAARRTGRPLLEVGTYCGRSTILMAEAARLAGTVAVTVDHHRGSEEQQPGWEYHDTSLVDPEVGLMDTLPRFRRTLHAAGLEPHVVALVGRSPQLAALWGTPLGLVFVDGGHTDEHATGDYEGWVPHLAPEGLLVVHDVFPDPADGGQAPYRVYLRALAEGFEEISVTGSLRVLRRQG; via the coding sequence ATGAACGCGACCCGAGAGATCAGCCCGGCCCGGCCGGAGGCAGGCGTGCTGGCCGCCTTCGAGGCGGCCACCGGCTTCATGCCCGTGGACGAGGGCCTGGCTCTGTACGCCGCCGCCCTGGAGGCGGCGCGGCGGACGGGGCGGCCGCTGCTGGAGGTCGGCACCTACTGCGGGCGGTCGACCATCCTGATGGCCGAGGCCGCACGCCTTGCGGGCACCGTCGCCGTGACGGTCGACCACCACCGGGGCTCGGAGGAGCAGCAGCCCGGCTGGGAGTACCACGACACCAGCCTGGTCGACCCCGAGGTCGGGCTGATGGACACGCTGCCCAGGTTCCGCCGCACGCTGCACGCGGCCGGTCTGGAGCCGCACGTGGTGGCGCTGGTCGGCCGTTCGCCGCAGCTCGCCGCCCTGTGGGGCACGCCGCTGGGGCTGGTCTTCGTCGACGGCGGGCACACCGACGAGCACGCGACGGGCGACTACGAGGGGTGGGTCCCCCACCTCGCGCCCGAGGGGCTGCTGGTCGTGCACGACGTCTTCCCCGACCCGGCCGACGGCGGGCAGGCCCCTTACCGCGTGTATCTGCGGGCCCTGGCCGAGGGTTTCGAGGAGATCTCGGTGACCGGCTCGCTGCGGGTGCTGCGCCGACAGGGCTGA
- a CDS encoding N-acetylmuramoyl-L-alanine amidase — MTSEQHTPSRTRVTTLVLVLAALVPLCFAGWLGWQAIAGEKNKNTGTATAAGGGAPASPSKSGSASVSASGTPSASPSPSAAQGGVAGKPLAGKVIVIDPGHNPNNVDHPSEINRNVFIGNSSKACDTTGASTNAGYPEADFTLDVARRVRTLLQAEGAKVVFTQDGDTPWGPCVTQRAAIGNQAHADAAISIHADGAGPSDYGFHVIMPSRVNAGGVNNTAIVAPSRTLGFDVRAAFASATGEHYATYINGGVGYDVRSDLGGLNLSSVPKIFIECANMRDAADAAKITSAAWRQSAAQGIANGLGQFVLHGSNTSG; from the coding sequence ATGACATCTGAGCAGCACACGCCCTCGCGCACCAGGGTCACCACCCTGGTCCTCGTGCTGGCCGCGCTCGTGCCGCTCTGCTTCGCGGGCTGGCTCGGCTGGCAGGCCATAGCGGGCGAGAAGAACAAGAACACGGGGACGGCGACGGCCGCGGGCGGCGGGGCCCCGGCGTCCCCCTCGAAGTCGGGCTCCGCGTCCGTCTCCGCCTCGGGCACGCCCAGCGCGTCCCCCTCCCCCTCCGCGGCGCAGGGCGGCGTCGCGGGCAAGCCGCTGGCGGGCAAGGTCATCGTGATCGACCCGGGCCACAACCCGAACAACGTCGACCACCCGAGCGAGATCAACCGCAACGTCTTCATCGGCAACAGCAGCAAGGCCTGCGACACGACCGGCGCCTCCACGAACGCCGGCTATCCCGAGGCGGACTTCACCCTCGACGTCGCGCGGCGGGTGCGCACCCTGCTGCAGGCCGAGGGCGCGAAGGTCGTCTTCACCCAGGACGGCGACACGCCGTGGGGTCCGTGCGTCACCCAGCGCGCCGCGATCGGCAACCAGGCCCACGCCGACGCCGCGATCTCCATCCACGCCGACGGGGCCGGCCCCTCCGACTACGGCTTCCACGTCATCATGCCGAGCCGGGTGAACGCCGGGGGCGTGAACAACACCGCCATCGTGGCCCCCTCGCGCACGCTCGGCTTCGACGTCCGCGCCGCCTTCGCCTCGGCCACCGGCGAGCACTACGCCACCTACATCAACGGCGGCGTCGGCTACGACGTCCGCAGCGACCTGGGCGGCCTGAACCTCTCCTCCGTGCCCAAGATCTTCATCGAGTGCGCGAACATGCGCGACGCGGCGGACGCGGCCAAGATCACCTCCGCGGCCTGGCGGCAGTCGGCCGCCCAGGGCATCGCCAACGGTCTCGGCCAGTTCGTCCTGCACGGGAGCAACACGTCGGGCTGA
- a CDS encoding LLM class F420-dependent oxidoreductase, with amino-acid sequence MRLGLVLGYWGAAPAQGFVELAQEAERLGFDSVWTAESWGSDVFTPLTWIAAHTSRIRLGTGIAQMAARTPTATAMHAMTLDHLSGGRLLLGLGLSGPQVVEGWYGRPFPRSPLTAVREYVDVIRQTLRREKPVTLDGRYHPLPYAGPDGTGLGKALKPILHPLRPDIPILLGAEGPKNIAQTARIADGWLPLYFSPERADLYAEPLAAARDGFMVAPIVHARICEDVAEGLAPIRAMLGFYIGGMGAQARNFHADLMARMGYEAEARLIQELFLAGRREEAIAAVPAAFADEISLVGPRARIADRLAAWRGTPVTDLLITSRDPATLRTLAELVL; translated from the coding sequence ATGCGCCTCGGTCTCGTCCTCGGCTACTGGGGCGCCGCCCCCGCCCAGGGCTTCGTCGAACTCGCCCAGGAGGCCGAGCGGCTCGGCTTCGACTCCGTCTGGACGGCCGAGTCCTGGGGCTCCGACGTGTTCACCCCGCTCACCTGGATCGCCGCGCACACCAGCAGGATCAGGCTCGGCACCGGCATCGCGCAGATGGCCGCCAGGACGCCGACCGCCACGGCGATGCACGCCATGACGCTCGACCACCTCTCCGGCGGCCGACTGCTGCTGGGGCTCGGCCTGTCGGGGCCGCAGGTCGTCGAGGGCTGGTACGGCCGCCCGTTCCCCCGCTCCCCGCTGACCGCAGTGCGCGAGTACGTCGACGTCATCCGGCAGACGCTGCGCCGCGAGAAGCCGGTCACCCTGGACGGGCGTTACCACCCGCTCCCCTACGCCGGCCCGGACGGAACCGGACTCGGCAAGGCGCTCAAGCCGATCCTGCACCCGCTGCGCCCCGACATCCCGATCCTGCTCGGCGCGGAGGGCCCGAAGAACATCGCCCAGACGGCCAGGATCGCCGACGGCTGGCTCCCCCTCTACTTCTCCCCCGAGCGCGCCGACCTGTACGCCGAACCGTTGGCGGCCGCCCGCGACGGCTTCATGGTCGCCCCCATCGTCCACGCCCGGATCTGCGAGGACGTGGCGGAGGGCCTGGCACCGATCCGCGCGATGCTCGGCTTCTACATCGGCGGCATGGGCGCGCAGGCCAGGAACTTCCACGCGGACCTGATGGCCAGGATGGGCTACGAGGCGGAGGCCCGCCTGATCCAGGAGCTGTTCCTGGCCGGCCGCAGGGAGGAGGCGATCGCCGCGGTCCCGGCCGCCTTCGCCGACGAGATCAGCCTGGTCGGCCCGCGCGCCAGGATCGCCGACCGGCTCGCCGCCTGGCGCGGCACGCCGGTCACCGACCTGCTGATCACCTCCCGCGACCCGGCGACCCTGCGCACCCTGGCCGAACTGGTGCTCTGA